The Solanum lycopersicum chromosome 2, SLM_r2.1 DNA window AACGGTGATGCCTGCTGCTTGCGGAATGGAGATGATAATCTCTATGTGTCTGATGCACGACGACCTTCCGTGCATGGACAATGGTGATCTCCGTCGAGGAAAGCTGTCAAATCACAAGGTTTTTGGCGAAAATGTCACTGTTCTAGCTGGTTATTCACTTGTTGCCTTAGCATTTGAGCATATGGCAACAACCACTAAAGGGGTGCACCCAAAAACAATGGTTCGTGCTGTTGGAGAAGTAGCAAGGTTGATTGGACCAGAGGGGGCAGTGGCTGGCCAGGTGGTTGACATGCTGTGTGGAGATAAATGTGATACTGGATTGGAAGAGCTTAAGTATATTCATAGTCACAAGACAGCAGATTTTACAGAAGCCGCGGCTATTGTAGGAGCATTGCTTGGTGGTGCATCTGAGGAGGAGATTAATAGAGTTAGGAAATTCTCGCAGTGTTTTGGACTGATGTATCAGGTTGTGGATGATATTCTTGATGTTACTAAATCCTCTGAGCAACTAGGAAAGACAGCGGGGAACGATTTGTTGGCCAACAAATTGACGTACCCAAAGATGATTGGCATTGACAAGTCCAAAGAATATGCTCAAAAACTTAGCAAGGAGGCCAAGGAGCAGCTTGTTGGTTTTGCTCCAGAGAAGGCAGCTCCACTTCTTGCTATGAcagattttcttcttcatcggCAAAAATGAATATGTGCTACAACCAAAAAGTTTGACGCTGTTGTCGGGGATCAAACCCGGGTCACCCGCACGACAGGCGGGAATACTTACCACTATACTACAACGACTGCTTGTTGATTCAATAGGGAATGGAAGCTTCAATAAGGTTTTGAAGTTGCTACAAATAGTTCAAGTATTTCTCTTTCTGTTTTAGCTTTATCAATCAAAGTAATGAATATTGTGCATTTGCAGTGGTTTTGTGATTTGTTGATAAGCTTGGTGTTCTTATACTTATATTGCTTTGTGAATAAAATTGCTGCACCAGATGGCAttttgtctcatgagatgatcCACGCCGCCACAAATGAGCAACAACAATTTTTGAACGAGTCTGATATTGCTAGGGCGGTTAATGCTGCAATAATCattattatgaaatatatgGCTGAGTATCCTCTTAGGTATGGTTGAAATTAGGTCTTATGCTGAAGGAGGATTGCCTAAGTCTTGTAAGGAGTCCAcctcatctcattaaccactgatgtggacttttgtcattctttaacaggTATGAACTTCACTAAATTCTCTTGCTTAGACTCGATTGTAATGAAAAAATAGTGATCACTATAATTTAGACACAAACACATATTGCTAACTGATTTGTCTTGCATTTGGGCATATATCTTGGACCAGAGCAAATTAAATGGAAAAACTGCAAATGATTTGCTAAATTGGGAGGAAAATGAGATATTCTTGTAAGGTATAATACATTTATTGGACCCTAAATTTggcatcaaattttaattttgacctcTAATTTTTATAGTGCACAAGCACAAATAGACATTTTAACTATCttacatttaaataaataaacacacgaTTTGTAAAGTCAAAGAGCGTGAAAGGCAAACGCTCCAACGTATCTGTCAACtagttaaatattttacacGTCAATTTTAGaactagaaaaaattaaaattaattttaatttatggttTTAGAGCTCGGAGCTCATTCTTTGACAGAGCTTAGAGGTTTGTTGATGGCTGGCTTCTTGGTTTAGGTATTTGTGGTTGTTGGGTCTGTCTTCATGGGATTTTGGGGGTCATTTGGCTGCTGTTTTGTGTCTTGTTCGAGCTGCTGGTTGCAGCAGTTTGGTGATGATTCTCGCCGGAGACGACAAATCTGATGGGTTTGGGGTCAAGTATTTGGTGGGTTCAGCGAGTTTGAAGTTCGTTCGCTTCATGGGTTGTGCTTCGGtgtggaggaagaagaagaacggTTGGGCAAAATGAATGGGTTTTTTGGGTTGTCGGAGATTGGACGGAATCCGGGGTGGTAGAATTGTCATTTCAGCATTTTTTTCTGTTGTGAGCTTAAAAAATTACTCCTCACGCGCGTAGAATACGTGATTTTCACGCGTTTTGACAGATAAAAATCACGTGCTTATTTATTAAATAGTAGGATAATTAAAGTGCGTATTTATGTACTATGAAAGTTgaagatcaaaattaaaatttgaagttaaattttgaagtctaatatatatattatgccttcTTGGAATATTGCAAGTGAAGTATTGAAGTTTTGAAGATGACACCCCACTACATGCAACATTTAGAGATCCCTCTAACTAAAGTTTCACTTCCTCTTTTTCTAAttagttgttctttttttttatttaataatttttaattacttgtctattttgataaatcaagaaaggataatttcttttacataatataattttttaaacttttaagtttttttaatttatccacttcataattactaagggtaaaatgataaattcacTATCTCAATCATTATTTTCGTAATAAATGATGTCAATTTAAAAGTAGACAAATAATTagagacaaaaaaatatttagcaaCTAAACAAATtacttcaattaaaaaaaaactaactaaaaCTTGGTTAGaaattagaattgaaaaaaGTCGATTATTGTTATCTAGTTAATATCAAACCAAGTAACTTCTACGCGAGCCAATAACCtacatatttttgaattaatctCAGAAACACACTTATATTTTATCAAGGTTATATTATTCCCCTAaacttatttattaataattttctatctatTTTTGCGTGGCACTATTTTTTGAGCTCAACATTGGTTGACTTTCTTTTTTAAGTTAGTGTCACGTAGATCGAAACGGCATAGacaattacttataaaataaattcaggaaTAATAAgatcttaatatagtataagtgtgtttctgaAATTTCAAACATAAGTTGAGGAGATAATTCTGTATTTTcccaaatataaataataagacCTTTTCTACACCttagttttttaaatatttgtaattaaCCAATTAGTTTAAAGTGCTcatgaataaaatttaacataatattttaaacacaTTTCTTATAATTATGAGATTCAAAAggcaaagtaaaaaaattaaaagattttattttccttCCCTCAAAGTTAATCTTATCTCATTTTTAGTACAAAAAGTAAATAATCTTTGTCGAACTTTTAATTGAAGAAATATTAAGTTGCAGCACAGACTTCCAAAAGATTAATTCATGTAATCTTTTGATCTTCTAagattattttatcaataaaaaaaactattaaaaatatcgagcaatttcatttaaataattgttatttttttctctttgcttCACAAgcttatatgtataatttattttattgacttcttatattattattttgattcatttatttcatggtcataaaattgaaatgtaacaattaataataagacaaaaaaaaaactcaaaatcatattttatcaatatttttctttaaaaaaaataatatactcattaatttaaattacGTTTTCAGAAactaatttagtaaaaataaaaagaacacatTAAAGAGAATTGGACGGAGATGTGTGAATTAGTATTCGAAGGGTTGAAGTCACAACATTCAATGTAGGCTGAGCCGCAGAGACCACCAATCAATAGCTGCGGCCTGCGCAGGAGAAACACGTGTTGCcactttttctcacattggcTATTACATTCTTGGACAACTCCAAACTATCTTTGACTATTCAACTTGTGAAAACACACAAACTACCATCATCACATCTAACACCGTCCTCTTTTAATGAAACCTTATTTGTTAAAATGACCTAGAGcgatagaaaattttaaaagctaatttttgaagttgcgttaaattcagatataatattttaatattttatcaaagtCAAGTTATTGGCTTCGTTGGAGTTAGACACacatattttcatttataagtattcattgatttgaaaaatgagtTAGCTTTTGAGATTGAGTTAGgttcaaatatcatattttaacacttatacaatataattaaaaataattatacattaaaattgaattagattcaGATGTCACTTCTTTAATACTTATACAATATAAATTCAGAATAATTAGACTCCAAAGCAGGTAACGGTCAccgaattgaaaaaatatttgacagTACTTATTGTAATAGTTTATCAATTCACATTTGTTACACATGGAAATTGGACCCCCTCACCACTCTATATAATGCATCACCCCCACTTAGAATCGTTTCATCAGTATCAACAACAACCTCATTTAAGTCTTCTTTTTTGACCGCTAGAACCAACAAATTGTTCAGCAATGGCCACTGTTTCCTCAGCCTCTGCTGCTCTTAGAACCATTTCTTCTTCCTCATCCAAGCTATCTTCTGCCTTCCAAACTAAAAAGATCCAATCTTTTAAACTACCTAACCCTCTCATTTCTCAGAATCATAAACTTACTACCACCTCTACTACTGCTTCCAGATCATTTTCCTGCAAGAGCCAGAGCACCTCAACAGATTCAACTAACAGTAAGAAAAGTTAACTTctttatcacattttttttatcaaacaccTTATGTTCAATCTGTGAATActcaaaaattttcttgatttcagCTGAAGTTCAAGAACTTAGTGTCTATGAGATCAATGAACGTGATCGTGGAAGCCCTGCTTATCTTCGATTGAGCCAAAAGACTGTTAATTCACTCGGAGATCTTGTCCCCTTTAGCAACAAGGTAACTTTCTCTTTGCAATCAAGATACCAGAACCTAGAACGAGTCTTTTTAATTCGTATGCTGATTCTTGGTATGTTGCAGCTATATACTGCAGATCTAAAGAAGAGAATTGGAATAACAGCAGGACTCTGCATTCTGATCAAGCacgaagaagagaagaaaggaGATCGCTATGAAGCTGTTTACAGCTTCTACTTCGGCGATTACGGTCATATCGCCGTTCAGGGAGCGTACTTAACCTATGAAGAAACTTACCTAGCCGTCACCGGTGGATCCGGCATATTTGCAGGGGTTTCCGGTCAAGTGAAATTGCAGCAACTCATTTTCCCTTTCAAGCTATTTTACACTTTTTACTTGAAGGGGATCCCCGGTCTGCCATCTGAATTGTTGTGTACGGCGGTTCCTCCGTCGCCGACGGTGGAGCCAACACCTGAAGCTAAAGCTTGTGAGGAAGGGGCCGCACTGAAAAATTACACTAATTAAGTGGGGGTGTTGATGTGCAAATCACAACTTTTGTTGGGGTCGTTCTGAAATAATCAATAACTACGTGCtctagaattaaaaaaaaaagtaacatcAACGTCCTTTTATTTTGCAATTTTTGGTATGTTATTTGTCGTTTTGTTGGGTAAAAGTTTAACTGTTTTGTTAGTACTTTGTATGTATGCCTATTATCTGAATTGTATCCCTATGTGATACGTTCCATCTTTATTATAAAGTccagaaaaagataaaaatgaaaaaattatttggtaATGAATTCAAGGACGTATTTGTTCGATAACTATTTGAACCATAGAGTTCTCCCTTACAAAGGAGATTTCATATCCAAAGAGATCGAAATTGAGACCACTATGCTCTGAAGGGCTTGAATCCAAGACCTCACCGCAACCCTCGTTGGGGTTCTCAAtgattgaacttgaaaatgaaaCTTTTTTATATGTTGGTAGTGCTCACAAGTTCAAGTTGTTTTCAGTTTGAAGTGCTTTATGTTGTGTGATAGTAGGTGTATTCAATTGTTCCTTTCATCATTATGACCATTGGaccattatatatttattagagTTTGATAGTTGATTCTCcatatccatttttattattttttatttgaaacatCATCGTTTATTcaataagttttattttaaacaGATAGGCGATAACATATAGTTTGTATTGAAAAATGAATGAGTATTCgtgtgttaatttttttagaaaagaatCATTCAAAAGTGTATGTGATTATTATCTCTCTTTATTATAAACTTTTACTtcttaattttcaatttatcaTTGCCACAAGTCGAGTGCAAATTTTAGTTAAGTATCGGATATTCTTACAACCATAACAATTATTGACATTAGTACTTAAAAAACaattatgttataattttatcagaaatttttttatatactagTTAATATATGCCGTGatatattttctctattttatttaacatgataatattttaCAGATCACACAAAGTTTAAATGtacttataaaaaagaaaaaagtccacgaataaaaattctttaaacTTTCTTTAGCATAAATGTATTTCCTCTCACTTTCCTTAACAAACAAAATGAGGAGAATAATAGCaactaacattttttttaattaattagaaatacAAAAACAGCCATGTATAGAACACTAATACGATCCAAAAGTCCATAACATGTGATTTACAGATAATTTGtcttcttttaaaattgataataatataaaattacaagGTGGAGTATTTTTATAATCTGTATTCATTAACACgtgatttataatataattagttGGATTTTGGGATATTGGATGCCCCTAAGTAAgttagattaattttatttatggagCTCATGCACTTGATGGGCTTATTTATTACTAGTAATTCAAGATATGAAGatcttattttttaagaagaagaaatccaATTACATAGATTTACAATAACAAAATGAGGACTAAATCATCTCCGACCTTaatctctattttattttttaaataaagatttttttattttttcaaacattCAAATCTAACtcaattttccattttattctctaaaaataaatcattttctcCCTCCTCAATAtcgtaaaattatttttatatcattttattttcttatttcatgataCAGATCCtttatttcccttttttccAAATAATCACTTTATACAATATTAAtgcaatataaaaatttattttaaaaattctttacttaatatagaattatattatttttcctaaatttataaataacataaattgcaaattaatattatgtgatatacaaattaatggacaattcaaataaaagtaaaattattggtgaaatataattaaataaatactcTATTTTCAAGATTATCATATTGCTTCCATAATGCTTTAATAATGTTTTATTGAGTTCAAAATGAGCATTTTTATCCTTAAATCAttttatgtctagctaaaaattattcaaatcgGAGATTTTCATTCAACAAAACAACTAAGaacaattgaaaaaagaaatcaataagCACAATCGCAATCACAGCTCCACTAATTATATGGATCGTacactattttttttccaaatattgtTAATCTGAAAAATGACCTACCAAATTACTAAATTATCGTTGTGATAAATTGTTATGTTATAATATTGTCATGTCGTGTTTAAATTATTGTGTCATGTAtcgtatttttaaattattcttttttatcttattattttaatttgtgcATTCTTCATAGTAAAAACTAATAACGATATCAAGCTATATTaaagtgataaaaaataaaaaattgaaacattattaattcaaaattaagtcgtatatattaaataatatatttttaaaaatattatattacatttaaaataaattactaatatTAGAGATATAATTAATggttttatatgaaaaataatatgttaactacaaaataataataaaataagaaaaaaaaatgaaaaaaagaggTGAATAGAGAGAATAAAGTGGAATTAAAGATGGTCTGAATATATACtctctgtttaaaaaaaatgatcttctttctttagtttgtttaaaaaatgataaaaaaaaatttgcagtAATTTTTCACCTGacatatttaaaatcacaaaattaaaaataattttatatatttaacataactttaatctaaatttttttttcaatttcgtgctaaatcaaactatattattttttttaaaatgaaggaAATACTTTTAGCAAAGGAAGATCACAAACATAAAGAAGATTTGTACTATGAATAGTgatttaaaaattgaagtttcatCTACTGACAGATTTAAGTACTCGTTTTTAATAAGCTTATAAAAAGAGAGTGCCTGCCTGGCCTATTTGAATTGTTCTGTTTATAAAAAAGGGAGTAACATTTctgttatttaattattattttttaaatgtatacTCTAAAAACGAGTCGAAAATTGATGTTTGCTATTTTCCTCTTAGATGTACTGCCTTCCTCCTGTGATTTACATTATTGAAAatagttatttaatatatttatttaatttgcaaaattaaaagataattaatgtttttgtattaagtttttccttattattaaataaggaaaattacgtattataacaaattattattcaaaataaatattataaattgtagCTTTATTTAATTCGAATTCGCAACAAACACGTTGACATTTGCTTCTCCCCTGAATCTTGGTCGTCAAACTCAATTATCTCTTTcgtctctctcactttataaaACACACAAATCTATAAGTtgtgtttatgtttgtatataGCGAGAGagattatatatacaaatacaaatacatatctcTCCCTTGtgtatacttataattatactaaTACAAATTGTTCCCTTCCGAgttctctttttcctttctctCTCTCGGTTAATACAATTGTaggtataattaattttgtataaagcgagaaaaatttgatagacaaataaaaatgttttaacttgattcaattgtatacaaattcaaCATTTATACAAACACCATCATAGATACATATACATAGtagttacatatatacatacaattgTCTAATCGatacacatatataattcacctcttCACTCTCTGTCATCTCTTGCTCGCTCCACTCCTTCTATCCTAATCTCGCTCGTCACTTTAGCCTAACACaaataacatatacatatacaagcaACTTTTCATATACGCTGATActcaatttatataaatcaaatgCTTCATAACAAACATTGATTGCTATAGAGcgcaaatataaaaaatgtaggTATAAAGTgctaatatgatttttatgtttgttattccTAAAATTTACTCTAAATAAATACCCTTTTCGTCCAACAAATACTTGTTTACCTTATAAAATCAATAGATAATTTATAGGGATAATTGTACagaatagcaaactaataatctaaaataaatggagtagctactgtttgatttaattgtgcctcATAGCAAACGTTTGTTAGTCGTCTCTCTTTCTGCTCGTCACTCTCTCAttctcgcttgccactctcgCTCTActtgcctctctcgctttatagaacatacatgtataaattgtgtttctgttttgtataaaacgagagaaaattgtatatgcacatgcaaaaacatatatattcgtgctatacacttaatcatataatatacaaatattttacttcaattaaattgtatacaaatgcaaattttatacagatGATGATGCAGTGAAATAggccagtgaattatacaattgcagcgaaatagactagtgaattaaataattacagtgaaataggccagcgaatgtataacaaattatacatttatatatttgctatggaacgcaattatgcaaatttttcTATAGCatacagatatatatatttttttgtttgctatatgtgaaaattacgcaaatttatattctatttctaattgttatcgttattattaattataatcattttctattataattttataacattaaaaagtataaaattaacagTGAACAAGTACATCGGACACAGAGTACTATTCAATATGAAACATTTACTCATCTCATTATTGATAATATCTGGTTTTAACCATTCATGTACGTTACAACTTACAACATTATTGATTATTCACCCCCAAACCAAAACCAATTCATTATTTACTTTACTATTGATAAAAGGAATTAGTTATGTTCTTCTTCTCCAAACACATGAACGTTGCCACAAAAATCCAATTTGTCTGAAACTGAAACCCATTGTTCATCAGAAATTGACATTAACAATGGTAGTTGAAGCTCATCAGCTTTTTCTTCCAAAACCCCCTTTCTCTTCTCCTTCTTTCCCTTCTCCACCAccccatttttcttctttcctttttcacCCTTCTTCTCTCTCTTTAGCTCTCTTCCATTCCGATTCTTCTATCTCTCTCTACTCTTCTTTCTCTCCTTTCTCTATCGCTTCCTTTCCTCCTCCCCAAACCACTCTCCATCCCCCCATCTCCGCCGCCGCTTTCCTCCTCCTACGGAACCCTAATCCGATCACCCTCTTTCTCATCTCATCTCCTATTTACGGAGGCTCCGCAGTTCTCTTCCGTTTCTATATCCTTAATTCTGCTAGGAAGTCTTTTACTCCGGCCAAAGTTGTATGTAATCACACTGATTTCAAGTTTGATGAGAGTAAATTCGGGGTGGTTTTTGGGGTTTCTCATGGGGTTTCCCTGAAATTGGTTGCCGATGTTAATGTATTTGCGTTGTACTCTATTTCGAATAGTAGAGTTTGGGTTTTTGCTGTGAAACACCTGGGGGGTGAGGAGCTGAAATTAATGAAGTATGCCGTGATTGATTGTTCTCTGCCCGTGTTTTCCATTAGTGTATCTTTTGGGGTCCTGATTTTGGGGGAAGATAATGGAGTCAGGGTTTTCCCCCTGCGGCCATTGGTCAAAGGAAGAGTTAAGAAAGAGAGGGCTACCAATAAGAAAAGTTTGAATGGTGGgttagaaaaagataaaatggaGATAAAAAAGCTACCTTTACGAAATGGGATGATACATGGCATGAATGCTGAGATTAGTGCTGCTGATGGTAGTAAATTGATGGAACTGAAGTTTACTTCCAATGGTATGGTCGAGAACCGCACTGAATCAGGTGCTGGAATACTTTCTGACTTTGCTGTCCATCCATAGCTATTTTAGAAGCTTGGCATTGAGAATccaagtttctttttttttttgaactgtTCCATTGCTTTTATATTGCAATTATGTTTCTGGTGGTAAATGTAGTACTGTTAATAGCaaaaagatatgaatcactCGATCCTGAATATGGGATCTGTACATGTATCTATTATGTTACTCACATTTATACTGTGTTTGCTTCAGGATGTCTATGTATGCTGCATAATAACAAAACTCTGGTTGGATTTTCGGGATCAGTTTCTAAGTAGAAATAACTCCTTAGAAAGATCGAGTAAAAGGATAGGCATTAGTTATTTATCTGGCAACTTTAGCTACCTCCCCTCACGGTAGGGAAGACCCATAACTCCACAAATGGTGGGGTTTGAGATGCTAGATTGTCTCCAAAACAGTGTGTTCTAGTATGTTAAGTAAATGACATCCCATTAGAAAAGTCTGATACCAACAATGTCGTGAGTGATCATctttaagatttaagattcatgTCCTAGTCTTGTACAAATTTGGATGTTAAGATGGCTGTGCAGATATACTGAAGTTGTCAAAATTAGAGATTATCACATCTGTTTGAGAGCACAAATAACAACCGTACATGATAAAATAAGAGGTTATCTAAAATAGTTTAGTTATGTTGTACGGGATCTCTATATGCACATAGTTGCAATAATATTGTGATTAGAAATGATAAAAGAGGACAAAGTAGATCTAAGACCAAATGGAGAAAGGTTGGCTTGATATCCAATGGATCGATTGAAACAGATTTAGCTAAGACATAAagataaatacatatatctttatGAAAGTATAccaactaatttttatttagttgcTATACTTGCATCATGCCAGGTGTTCGTGAATGACTCATCTTAATCTAGGTACTTGTATATCCTTTTATGGATAAGAGTTAGGTTGAGACGATGCCTAGatttagaaaatttttaatttgtattaaaatgaaatgaacCTGAACAGAGCAGAATGGATGAAGTGGATTCTTATCGTTAAATGTCTTCTCAACAATCCATTTTTCAGGAGTAACTTGTCTTCTGCAAATAACAAGTATTGATCATTTTCTGGTTTTCTTGGCTTCCTGATATATGTTTGAAATCAATAATGTATAAAGCTAATTTTCTCTTTTGTATCTACCACGTCTCTTGATGCCATCACTACTTACTTTATAGGTGacagaatattttttttttatagcagACCCCAAATAATTTGGGATTGAGAGGCAATTTATTGGCAGTCATAAATGTGGCAGTATTTTGTTTGGCTTATCAAAGATATGGCTTTAATGTATGTCGTGATTTCTTTATACGTGATACACTTCCTCCCTCTTCTTCCATTGTTGATATCTCTATTTTTCCCACTCTCCAAGATATAAGGTTATTGTCTTGAACTCTAAGTTCATCCTTGGTCAGAATTAAGAAAGGTATCATTGGAAGTGCAGAATCTAAATGAAGTAGAGCTTTCGTGGAAACAATTTGATTGGGTTATAGTCTTGGATTAGCATATTTATGTTGTGTATGATGGTGATGGTTTAATCTGATTTTACTGTTTACCTATAGGCTGCATGAGCACTAAGTTGCATAGacttttaatgttatatatttttggaaGTGATGAAAGATAGAAGTAGttattttgaaagatgttaaatCGACCTTGAGATAATGTGAACTAGTGTTAGTTATATCTGCT harbors:
- the AOC gene encoding allene oxide cyclase isoform X1, which encodes MATVSSASAALRTISSSSSKLSSAFQTKKIQSFKLPNPLISQNHKLTTTSTTASRSFSCKSQSTSTDSTNSKKTEVQELSVYEINERDRGSPAYLRLSQKTVNSLGDLVPFSNKLYTADLKKRIGITAGLCILIKHEEEKKGDRYEAVYSFYFGDYGHIAVQGAYLTYEETYLAVTGGSGIFAGVSGQVKLQQLIFPFKLFYTFYLKGIPGLPSELLCTAVPPSPTVEPTPEAKACEEGAALKNYTN
- the AOC gene encoding allene oxide cyclase, with protein sequence MATVSSASAALRTISSSSSKLSSAFQTKKIQSFKLPNPLISQNHKLTTTSTTASRSFSCKSQSTSTDSTNTEVQELSVYEINERDRGSPAYLRLSQKTVNSLGDLVPFSNKLYTADLKKRIGITAGLCILIKHEEEKKGDRYEAVYSFYFGDYGHIAVQGAYLTYEETYLAVTGGSGIFAGVSGQVKLQQLIFPFKLFYTFYLKGIPGLPSELLCTAVPPSPTVEPTPEAKACEEGAALKNYTN
- the LOC101248829 gene encoding uncharacterized protein isoform X1; this encodes MVVEAHQLFLPKPPFSSPSFPSPPPHFSSFLFHPSSLSLALFHSDSSISLYSSFSPFSIASFPPPQTTLHPPISAAAFLLLRNPNPITLFLISSPIYGGSAVLFRFYILNSARKSFTPAKVVCNHTDFKFDESKFGVVFGVSHGVSLKLVADVNVFALYSISNSRVWVFAVKHLGGEELKLMKYAVIDCSLPVFSISVSFGVLILGEDNGVRVFPLRPLVKGRVKKERATNKKSLNGGLEKDKMEIKKLPLRNGMIHGMNAEISAADGSKLMELKFTSNGMVENRTESAKLRSVRLRQDSREGIANFVAFKNKDDNFESIKIPVKSAKAIGIQALSSTRFLILDSEGNLHLLFPATSVHGSETPYSMKQLTHNMKVRKLTVLPDSSTRTQTVWTTDALHTVHMIAVTDMDASSVNKTDSKDPAEKLVQTSVVQAIFSSEKVQEIAALSANTILLLGQGSMFAYAIS
- the LOC101248829 gene encoding uncharacterized protein isoform X3, whose translation is MVVEAHQLFLPKPPFSSPSFPSPPPHFSSFLFHPSSLSLALFHSDSSISLYSSFSPFSIASFPPPQTTLHPPISAAAFLLLRNPNPITLFLISSPIYGGSAVLFRFYILNSARKSFTPAKVVCNHTDFKFDESKFGVVFGVSHGVSLKLVADVNVFALYSISNSRVWVFAVKHLGGEELKLMKYAVIDCSLPVFSISVSFGVLILGEDNGVRVFPLRPLVKGRVKKERATNKKSLNGGLEKDKMEIKKLPLRNGMIHGMNAEISAADGSKLMELKFTSNGMVENRTESAKLRSVRLRQDSREGIANFVAFKNKDDNFESIKIPVKSAKAIGIQALSSTRFLILDSEGNLHLLFPATSVHGSETPYSMKQLTHNMKVRKLTVLPDSSTRTQTVWTTDALHTVHMIAVTDMDASSVNKTDSKDPAEKLVQTSGSMFAYAIS
- the LOC101248829 gene encoding uncharacterized protein isoform X2 — its product is MVVEAHQLFLPKPPFSSPSFPSPPPHFSSFLFHPSSLSLALFHSDSSISLYSSFSPFSIASFPPPQTTLHPPISAAAFLLLRNPNPITLFLISSPIYGGSAVLFRFYILNSARKSFTPAKVVCNHTDFKFDESKFGVVFGVSHGVSLKLVADVNVFALYSISNSRVWVFAVKHLGGEELKLMKYAVIDCSLPVFSISVSFGVLILGEDNGVRVFPLRPLVKGRVKKERATNKKSLNGGLEKDKMEIKKLPLRNGMIHGMNAEISAADGSKLMELKFTSNAKLRSVRLRQDSREGIANFVAFKNKDDNFESIKIPVKSAKAIGIQALSSTRFLILDSEGNLHLLFPATSVHGSETPYSMKQLTHNMKVRKLTVLPDSSTRTQTVWTTDALHTVHMIAVTDMDASSVNKTDSKDPAEKLVQTSVVQAIFSSEKVQEIAALSANTILLLGQGSMFAYAIS
- the LOC101248829 gene encoding uncharacterized protein isoform X4, which codes for MVVEAHQLFLPKPPFSSPSFPSPPPHFSSFLFHPSSLSLALFHSDSSISLYSSFSPFSIASFPPPQTTLHPPISAAAFLLLRNPNPITLFLISSPIYGGSAVLFRFYILNSARKSFTPAKVVCNHTDFKFDESKFGVVFGVSHGVSLKLVADVNVFALYSISNSRVWVFAVKHLGGEELKLMKYAVIDCSLPVFSISVSFGVLILGEDNGVRVFPLRPLVKGRVKKERATNKKSLNGGLEKDKMEIKKLPLRNGMIHGMNAEISAADGSKLMELKFTSNAKLRSVRLRQDSREGIANFVAFKNKDDNFESIKIPVKSAKAIGIQALSSTRFLILDSEGNLHLLFPATSVHGSETPYSMKQLTHNMKVRKLTVLPDSSTRTQTVWTTDALHTVHMIAVTDMDASSVNKTDSKDPAEKLVQTSGSMFAYAIS
- the LOC101249319 gene encoding geranylfarnesyl diphosphate synthase, chloroplastic-like codes for the protein MSMRKGVIHNLARLSTRGTPKRFRSAGTKLLLSSEETTEVIFLPKARSFCNSTDLSKNESKVIKHENICRESGKTTRSVFDLKSYMLQKVKSVNQALDAAVPIKEPIKFHEAMRYSLLSEGKRVCPVLCIAACELVGGQESTVMPAACGMEMIISMCLMHDDLPCMDNGDLRRGKLSNHKVFGENVTVLAGYSLVALAFEHMATTTKGVHPKTMVRAVGEVARLIGPEGAVAGQVVDMLCGDKCDTGLEELKYIHSHKTADFTEAAAIVGALLGGASEEEINRVRKFSQCFGLMYQVVDDILDVTKSSEQLGKTAGNDLLANKLTYPKMIGIDKSKEYAQKLSKEAKEQLVGFAPEKAAPLLAMTDFLLHRQK